Sequence from the Calditrichota bacterium genome:
GAACTTTGTCCGTTCCTCGATCGGGGTGTCACCGCGCAGCCCATTGACCTGAGCCCAGCCGGTCAAGCCGGCGCGAACGCGGTGCCGCTCGTGATAGCCTTCGATGCGCTCGGCGAACTGAGTGACGAATTCCGGGCGCTCGGGACGCGGTCCAACAAGGCTCATGTCACCTTTAACCACATTAAGCAGTT
This genomic interval carries:
- a CDS encoding sugar transferase encodes the protein LLNVVKGDMSLVGPRPERPEFVTQFAERIEGYHERHRVRAGLTGWAQVNGLRGDTPIEERTKFDRYYVENWSLWFDLKILALTLAAVIKGENSY